CGCTGCTGAAGAACCTGGACACGCTGCTGCGCGAGGAGACGGGCCTGCCGGTGTTCCTGGCGGAGGATCCGCTCTCGGCGGTGGTGATTGGCGCGGGCAAGGCGCTGGAGTCCCTGGACATCCTGCGCCAGGTGACGCAGCCGGGCTGAGTTCCCCTACCGCCAGGTCGCGGGCCAGGGCCGGGGGATGCGCGCCCCGGTCCGCTCCGGTGCGGGCGTGGGCGGAGGTCCCTCCGGAGGCGGCAGCCCGCTGCCTCGGATGTGCCAGATGATGAGCGGAGCATGGTGCCTGGGCGGATGCTCCCGGAACTCGTACTTCGGATCCCGCCACATCGTGGGCTCCGGGTCCTTGATGCCGAACGCCTGACGCGCCATGCCGCCGAGGCCATCGGCCCAGCGCGCATAGGATTGATCCACCAGCCGGTTCTGTTCGAAGGCCCGGGCGTGGATCAGGTACGCGGCGGCCTGGAGCCCTGGAGGCAGCAGGAAGAACTCGGGCCGCACCGCTCCCGAGCTCACATAGGCCAGCAGGGGCGCGCGGGCAGCCAGGAGCGTCAGGCTGGTACCGAAGACGCGGCTTGCGGCCTCCTTCTCGCCTCGGCGTGAGAGCTCCAGAGCCAGCAGGGTGGCAGTCTCCGGGTCCAGGCGGCGCAGCACGGTGTCCTCGGTTTGAGGAGCCCGCTTCACCGCGGACTCGAAGTCCTTGATGACGGCGCGGGTGAGCGTCAGGGCCTCGCGGGCCACGGGATCGGCTACGCCGTTCAGCTCCTTGTCCGAGACGCTGCTGTCGCCCGTGAGGAGCGCAAAAGCCACGAGGTGCTCGGGCGAGTTCGCGAAGGCGGGAGGAATCAGGTCTCTCGCGACGTACTGCGTGCGGCCGGGCCCCGCAATGCGGGCGAGCCGGCCCGCGAGCACCGCCAGCTCCCACGAAGCGTGGCGTGGCTCGTTGTGAAATTTCTTCACGGCCACGGAGGCGGCACGGACCTCATCCGCGGCAATCAAGACCCGCACGCGCAGCTCCAGGTCCTCCAGGGACTCGGGGGCCTTGGCCAAGGCCGCTTCGAGCAGCTTGAGCGCCTCGCTGGGATAGCCGTCCGCGAGGTGAATCCGGGCGAGGGCGCGCATCGCCTCGGGAGCCTCGGGGAAGCGCTCCAGCACGCGGGCGTAGGCGTCGCGCACTTGCTCCGGCGGCGCGGCGCGGGCCGCCAGGAGCGCCTTGCCCACGGAGTCCGGATCAGCCTTGGCCAGCGGCTCGTAGAGCTTGAACGCCACGGAGCGCTCGTCCAGGGCGATGAGCACGTCCTGCGCGAGCTGGCCGACAGCGAGATCCTCCGGGAAGGCCTGGGGCAGCTCACGGGCGAACCAGAGCGCCTCCCGCGCCTGGTCCTGCACCAGAATGCGGGCGGCCTCCCGGCCCGCCTCGATTTGCGAGGGATCGGCCAGGAAGACGGCCTTGGCCAGCGCGGCGGCGGTGGACGGATGTCCCCAGTTGAGCTCGTCGCGAACCCGCGTCTCCCAGCCCCCCTTCAGGGCCAGCCCTGCGTCGGACGGGAGGCTGTAGACGCGATCCGGCAGCGAGGCCTGAGTCGAGGGCTCTGGCTGGCGATTCCAGCTCAGCGAGGCCGCTCCCAGGACGTTGTAGATCGTCCGCTGGTTCGACTCGACCTCGAGCGTCTCGAAGGGCCTGGCCGCGCCCGGCCACCGCGCCGTCACGAGGTACGGCTCCCCCAAGCCATACGTCTGATGCTGGAAGATCTGCCCGGGCTCGACCGTGAGGTGCTCTCCATCCAGGCTCACCTCGATGGGCCGGGAGAAGCCATTGGTGATGTGCACCTCGCGCACGGCAAAGGGCGCCAGGGCGGCGCCGGCCGAAGCCAGCATCAGTGCGCCCAGGGCGAGGTAGCTGACCCGCCGCGTAGCGAGAGAGGACGAACCGACGGCCACGCGCCCCAGCACCTGGAGCTGCCCATCCCGCCCCCGCTGCAGGAGGTGCTCTCCGAGCGGCCAGAGCGGCACACCGAGGAGACGGATGGCGCGCGTGGCGATGAACTGCGTCTGCTGTGCCTCCGGCGCGGGCAACCCGACCCACTGAATGCCGGTGCCCAGGAAGCCGGCGATGTGGGGAGGGCTCTCAGCCACCGTGAAGAGGCTGCGGTTGCCGAGGATCTCCTGGAGGGTGCCACGAAGAGGGCCTGAAGGCTCACGGGCGAGGCGGGCTGAGAGCGCACCGTGCACGGCCAGAGCGTCGCCTCGGGCCAGGGCCTGTGCGAGCGCGTCATCCGGCAGGAGCGAGACGAGGACGGGAGCGCGTTCCGTGAAGCCGCTCGGATCCGACTCGGGTGGTAGGACAGTGAGGGGAGCCTGCTCTGGCAGAGAGGCGAACGCCTGCGCCTGCTCCGCGGATCCGGGGGAAACCGGCTGGGTGGACTCCTTCAACATGGCGCCATTGAACACGGAAGAGGAGGGAGGCGCGCAAGGGGGGGGGATGTGCGAAGCTCGGGCTCGAGATGACGCGTCGAGGCAGAGAGCGAGCAGGAAGCGCCGCGCGCGCGCGGACCGCGAGCAAGCGCGTGGCGGAGAATCCTTTCTCCGAGGCCACTCGCCTGATGGCGCGAGGCCGCATCAAAGCGGCCTTCCACCGCTTCTTCGAGGCGGCGAAAGCGGGAGACTCCCGGGCACAGCTGAACGTGGGCTACCTCTACGACACGGGCCATGGAGTGGCGCGGTCCCGCACCAGTGCTCTGGCGTGGTACCGGAAGGCGGTGCGTGGAGGCGAGGCGGCGGCGGCGAACAACATCGGCACCGTCTACCGGGACGAGGGCCGGCTGCGGCTGGCGGTCCGGTGGTTCGAGAAGTCCGCCGCGATGGGAGACAAGGACGCGCTGCTCGAGGTGGCCCGGCTCTATGCGGGACCGCTGGAGGAGCCCGTGCAGGCCCGGAAGGTGCTCGCGCGGGTCCGCGACTCCAAGCGCGCGAGCGCGGGCAGCCGCAAAGAGGCAGCACAGTTGTTGCGCAAGCTCGAGCAGCGCCAGCGCTGACGCCGGCCTCTGCCCCCCTCACAGACCTGTTCGGAAAGGTCGGGACTTTTCAAAACCCCCGACCTTTTCGAACAGGCGTCACCGGTCCCTCGCGCAGGGCATCAGTGCTTGCCGAACTCCAGCTTGGCGCCCTTGCGCTTGGCGTAGATGAACGCCTCCATGGCCTTCATCTTCGGGTCATCGTCCGCCAGCGGCTTGCCGCGCACCGGGTTCTCGATGCACCAGTTGATCATGTCTCGCAGCAGCGCCACGCGCCCCAGCTGGACCTGATACTTCGGGTACGTCTCCGGGTGCGTGTTTGCCGCGTCCGGATGGCACATGTCGCACGACACCGCGATGGTGCCGCCCAGCGCTTCCGCGTCGTGGAAGATGCGGTTGCCCTCCTCCACGAACGCTTGGGTGGACGCGGCCCAGATGCGCTCATCGCGCTCGCTGAACGCGCCGTACGTGTGGCCCGTCTGCAGGCTGACGCCCTTCTGCGCGGCGACATCCGAGGCCCCCGAGGCTGCCGTCGCTCCCTCTGTCTTCGTCGAGCCGCCCGCCGCAGGCTTCTGCGGCGTGGGCGGCAGCGCCGGTGGGCTGCGAGGCCCCTGTGGCTTGGGGCTCGGCGGAGGCTGGGGCGCCTGCGCGATGGCCGAGCCGGGCAGTGGCACGTCGTCCCAGTTCGCGCTCGGGTTCTTGCGGCGCCACTCTTCCATCAGCGCGCCCGTCACCTGCAGCGCCTGTTCGCGTGACATCCGCTCGCCCTCTTTCACGCCCTTCACCTCCAGGGAGGTCTCGCCATCACACATGCCGACGACGAGGTTGCCCTCCTTCGAGGTGGGGACTTTGTGCTGAGGCAAGGGCTCGGCCTTCAAGGTGGAGCCGGGGGGAGTGGCCAGCGCGGTGCCCCCGGCGATGGACAGCAGCGCGGTGAGACCTGTGAGGAGCTTCGTTCGCAGCGTCATGTCGGCGCCTCGCTAGTAGCTGGGGAGCTTGGTACGGGGGGGCGCATCCTTCTGCCCGTTGGACGCGAGGTAGCTCGCGCGCACGGTGATGGGGTTGCGCTCCCACAGGTTGTAGAGTGCGTTGACGAGCCCGGCCTCGAGCACGTCCACACGCCCATCGCCGCAGCCGTCGAACTGGCTGAACGGATCCGGACGATTCATCTGGGTCGTGAGGCTGGGCAGCCCCTCGGGCGCGTACGGCCAGGGCCACGCGGTGGACAGCATCCCATGGAAGTAGATGTTGCCGATGCGGTTGGTGAGCAACTGGTGCGTGTGGCCGTGGATGACCGTCACCTTGTCGAACGGCTTGAGGAGGGCCTGCACCTCGTCCGCGTCGTCCGTCCAGAAGTTCCACGGCCGGTAGTACTTGTAGAGCGGCGAGTGGCTGAAGACGATGACCGGCGTCTTCTTGTCCACCTTGGCCAGGTCCTTCTGGAGCCACGCGCGCTGCTCGGCGCCGACCTCGAAGCGGGACTGGATGCCATTGTCCAGGCCGGCGACGATCTTCATGCGCTCCATGGGCGTGAGTCCCCGCTCCGTCCAGAAGTCCTTCTCCAGGATGGAGTTGAGCACCACGAAGTGGACGCCCTTGTGATCGAACGCGTACGTGGGAGCGCCGAACAGCTCGCGCCACTGCTCGCCCATGTCGAGGAACCAGTCGTGCTCCCCGACCATCATCTTCACCGGCGCCTTGACCGACTTGAGGATCTGCGCCCCCAGCTTCAGCTCCACCGCCTGCCCAAGCTGCGCCAGGTCACCACCGAACAGCACGAAGTCCGGCTGCGGGTTGAGCGCGTTCACGTCATCCACGGCCTTGAGGATGGAGCGAACGAACCGGTCATTGAGCTTCTGGTCGTACAGGTGCGTGTCGGAGATATAGGCGAAGGTGAACTTCGGCTGCTCCGGGTTGCCCTGGGCCTCGGCCACCTGGATGAGCTGATAGCTCACCG
This window of the Hyalangium minutum genome carries:
- a CDS encoding tetratricopeptide repeat protein, which translates into the protein MLKESTQPVSPGSAEQAQAFASLPEQAPLTVLPPESDPSGFTERAPVLVSLLPDDALAQALARGDALAVHGALSARLAREPSGPLRGTLQEILGNRSLFTVAESPPHIAGFLGTGIQWVGLPAPEAQQTQFIATRAIRLLGVPLWPLGEHLLQRGRDGQLQVLGRVAVGSSSLATRRVSYLALGALMLASAGAALAPFAVREVHITNGFSRPIEVSLDGEHLTVEPGQIFQHQTYGLGEPYLVTARWPGAARPFETLEVESNQRTIYNVLGAASLSWNRQPEPSTQASLPDRVYSLPSDAGLALKGGWETRVRDELNWGHPSTAAALAKAVFLADPSQIEAGREAARILVQDQAREALWFARELPQAFPEDLAVGQLAQDVLIALDERSVAFKLYEPLAKADPDSVGKALLAARAAPPEQVRDAYARVLERFPEAPEAMRALARIHLADGYPSEALKLLEAALAKAPESLEDLELRVRVLIAADEVRAASVAVKKFHNEPRHASWELAVLAGRLARIAGPGRTQYVARDLIPPAFANSPEHLVAFALLTGDSSVSDKELNGVADPVAREALTLTRAVIKDFESAVKRAPQTEDTVLRRLDPETATLLALELSRRGEKEAASRVFGTSLTLLAARAPLLAYVSSGAVRPEFFLLPPGLQAAAYLIHARAFEQNRLVDQSYARWADGLGGMARQAFGIKDPEPTMWRDPKYEFREHPPRHHAPLIIWHIRGSGLPPPEGPPPTPAPERTGARIPRPWPATWR
- a CDS encoding tetratricopeptide repeat protein, whose product is MAENPFSEATRLMARGRIKAAFHRFFEAAKAGDSRAQLNVGYLYDTGHGVARSRTSALAWYRKAVRGGEAAAANNIGTVYRDEGRLRLAVRWFEKSAAMGDKDALLEVARLYAGPLEEPVQARKVLARVRDSKRASAGSRKEAAQLLRKLEQRQR
- a CDS encoding c-type cytochrome; amino-acid sequence: MTLRTKLLTGLTALLSIAGGTALATPPGSTLKAEPLPQHKVPTSKEGNLVVGMCDGETSLEVKGVKEGERMSREQALQVTGALMEEWRRKNPSANWDDVPLPGSAIAQAPQPPPSPKPQGPRSPPALPPTPQKPAAGGSTKTEGATAASGASDVAAQKGVSLQTGHTYGAFSERDERIWAASTQAFVEEGNRIFHDAEALGGTIAVSCDMCHPDAANTHPETYPKYQVQLGRVALLRDMINWCIENPVRGKPLADDDPKMKAMEAFIYAKRKGAKLEFGKH
- a CDS encoding metallophosphoesterase family protein; its protein translation is MSNKFKSVETKYYEERQEFFDGLKRLDRRAFLRVASMSAGIAAGMGLLPPVSYQLIQVAEAQGNPEQPKFTFAYISDTHLYDQKLNDRFVRSILKAVDDVNALNPQPDFVLFGGDLAQLGQAVELKLGAQILKSVKAPVKMMVGEHDWFLDMGEQWRELFGAPTYAFDHKGVHFVVLNSILEKDFWTERGLTPMERMKIVAGLDNGIQSRFEVGAEQRAWLQKDLAKVDKKTPVIVFSHSPLYKYYRPWNFWTDDADEVQALLKPFDKVTVIHGHTHQLLTNRIGNIYFHGMLSTAWPWPYAPEGLPSLTTQMNRPDPFSQFDGCGDGRVDVLEAGLVNALYNLWERNPITVRASYLASNGQKDAPPRTKLPSY